A window of Mesotoga infera contains these coding sequences:
- a CDS encoding ABC transporter ATP-binding protein: protein VIIAKALAQEGKILLMDEFTTHLDPGHARRVGKIATDLVRAKGLSAIAIFHDINQAVEISDRLLFINNGIVITSGKVWDVVTPEIIRQVYDLKSKIMKNPISGLPLVVFHD from the coding sequence GTAATAATCGCAAAGGCTCTTGCCCAGGAAGGAAAGATACTTCTTATGGACGAGTTCACAACTCATCTGGACCCGGGGCACGCAAGAAGAGTAGGAAAAATCGCGACTGATCTCGTCCGCGCAAAGGGACTAAGTGCGATAGCGATCTTCCACGATATAAATCAGGCGGTCGAGATTTCAGACAGGCTCTTATTCATCAATAATGGAATAGTGATTACTTCAGGCAAGGTCTGGGATGTCGTTACTCCGGAAATCATTAGGCAGGTTTACGACCTCAAATCAAAAATCATGAAAAACCCG